A single region of the Changchengzhania lutea genome encodes:
- a CDS encoding MFS transporter, which translates to MTKKDPYAALRIKEFNIFLLVRFVLVFGWSMQFIVIEWQVYSLTKDPLSLGIIGLMEIIPAFSMALFAGHIVDQNEKRNLLALCIAAFSLISLGLFLLTWPKIVADWSTNIILYSIYALVFFGGFLRSFFGPTIFSLVALIVPKKIYPNAATWNSSTWQMASVLGPAFGGFSISWLGVHWSLCIIFGLVLLSLFILFNIKRKPILNPKIGEPVIQSLKEGVRFVFKTKAILGAMTLDMIAVLFGGAIALLPIFAQDILKVGSEGFGVLRAAPAVGAFITMLVTAYIPISKNAGMKLLAAVFGFGVCIIVFGLSSIFWISVLALFFSGMTDGVSMVIRQTILQIKTPDHMRGRVSSVNSMFVGSSNELGAFESGLTAKLMGTVTAVVFGGTMTLITAVTTGLVSPSFRKLDLTKDLEAHENDA; encoded by the coding sequence ATGACGAAAAAAGATCCTTACGCCGCCTTACGAATAAAAGAATTCAACATCTTTCTACTGGTACGTTTTGTGCTTGTTTTTGGCTGGTCTATGCAGTTTATAGTTATTGAATGGCAGGTGTATAGTTTAACCAAAGACCCTTTATCATTAGGAATCATTGGGTTAATGGAAATTATTCCAGCCTTTAGCATGGCGCTGTTTGCGGGTCATATTGTAGACCAAAACGAAAAGAGAAATTTATTAGCACTTTGTATTGCGGCATTTTCGTTAATAAGCCTAGGCCTATTTTTATTGACCTGGCCTAAAATTGTAGCCGATTGGTCCACGAATATTATTTTATATTCTATTTATGCACTGGTGTTTTTTGGAGGTTTTTTGCGTTCCTTTTTTGGACCCACTATATTTTCTTTAGTGGCTCTTATTGTTCCCAAAAAAATCTATCCCAATGCCGCTACCTGGAACAGTTCTACCTGGCAAATGGCATCGGTTTTAGGGCCTGCTTTTGGAGGTTTTTCTATTAGTTGGTTGGGTGTTCATTGGTCGCTTTGTATCATTTTCGGTCTAGTGCTTCTGTCATTATTTATATTATTTAACATCAAGCGCAAACCTATTTTGAATCCTAAAATAGGAGAACCCGTTATCCAGAGCTTGAAAGAAGGGGTTCGTTTCGTTTTTAAAACAAAGGCCATCTTAGGTGCTATGACTTTAGACATGATCGCTGTTCTATTTGGAGGAGCCATTGCTTTGCTACCCATTTTTGCGCAAGATATTTTAAAAGTTGGTAGCGAAGGTTTTGGTGTTTTACGTGCTGCTCCTGCCGTTGGCGCTTTTATAACCATGTTGGTTACGGCTTATATTCCTATTAGTAAAAACGCCGGTATGAAATTGTTGGCTGCCGTGTTTGGTTTTGGAGTGTGTATTATTGTTTTCGGATTGTCTTCTATATTCTGGATTTCTGTATTGGCTCTGTTCTTTAGTGGGATGACCGACGGCGTTTCTATGGTGATACGACAGACCATTTTACAAATAAAAACGCCCGATCATATGCGGGGTCGTGTATCATCTGTCAATTCTATGTTTGTAGGCTCTTCAAATGAATTAGGTGCGTTCGAAAGTGGTTTGACCGCTAAACTTATGGGCACCGTTACGGCTGTTGTGTTTGGAGGCACAATGACTTTAATAACAGCTGTAACCACCGGATTGGTATCGCCGTCATTTAGAAAGTTAGATCTAACAAAGGATTTGGAAGCGCACGAAAATGATGCTTAG
- a CDS encoding UDP-2,3-diacylglucosamine diphosphatase: MQIPEGKKIYFASDNHLGAPTKNASRPREKKFIEWLDHAKKDASAIFLLGDLFDFWFEYKTVVPKGFTRTLGKLAEISDAGIPIYYFVGNHDLWMHGYFEDELGIPVYHKPKEFTYNGKSFFIGHGDGLGPYDKGYKRMKKIFTNPVFKWFFKWLHPDIGMKVAQYLSVKNKLISGDDDATFLGEDKEWLVQYSKRKLAEKHRDYFVFGHRHLPLEINLNTDSKYINLGDWITYYTYGVFDGEHFHLKEY, encoded by the coding sequence ATGCAAATTCCAGAAGGAAAAAAAATATACTTCGCATCAGACAATCACCTTGGTGCACCCACAAAAAATGCCTCACGCCCACGCGAAAAAAAATTTATTGAGTGGTTGGACCATGCCAAGAAAGATGCCTCTGCCATTTTTCTTTTGGGCGATTTATTCGACTTTTGGTTTGAATATAAAACTGTGGTTCCAAAAGGATTCACGCGTACTTTAGGAAAACTAGCCGAAATTAGCGATGCTGGTATTCCAATTTACTACTTTGTGGGCAATCATGATTTATGGATGCACGGGTATTTTGAAGATGAACTTGGCATTCCGGTATACCACAAACCCAAAGAATTCACCTATAATGGCAAGTCCTTTTTTATTGGCCACGGTGACGGCTTAGGCCCATATGACAAGGGCTATAAACGCATGAAAAAAATTTTTACCAACCCTGTTTTTAAATGGTTTTTTAAATGGCTTCATCCAGATATTGGTATGAAAGTGGCACAATATTTATCCGTTAAAAACAAATTAATTTCTGGGGATGATGATGCCACATTTTTAGGTGAAGATAAGGAATGGCTCGTGCAATACAGTAAACGAAAACTTGCAGAAAAACACCGTGATTACTTCGTGTTTGGTCACCGCCACTTACCCTTGGAAATCAATCTTAACACGGACTCAAAATACATTAATCTAGGCGATTGGATTACCTATTATACCTACGGCGTGTTTGATGGAGAACACTTTCATCTTAAAGAATACTAA
- a CDS encoding 6-pyruvoyl trahydropterin synthase family protein, with protein MSNIRITKQFSFETGHALYGYDGKCKNVHGHSYKLSVTVIGQPITDSNHVKFGMVIDFGDLKKIVKEEIVDVFDHATVFNKNTPHVELAKELQDRDHSVLLVDYQPTSEMMVIDFSKKIKNRLPNHITLHSLKLQETDTSFAEWYATDNN; from the coding sequence ATGAGCAATATTCGCATCACAAAGCAATTCTCTTTTGAGACCGGTCATGCCCTTTACGGGTACGATGGTAAATGTAAAAACGTCCATGGGCATAGCTACAAATTGTCTGTCACCGTTATTGGCCAACCCATTACAGATTCCAACCACGTCAAATTCGGTATGGTTATCGATTTTGGTGACTTAAAAAAAATCGTGAAAGAAGAAATTGTAGACGTCTTTGACCATGCGACCGTTTTCAATAAAAACACCCCGCATGTCGAACTTGCCAAGGAACTCCAAGATCGCGACCACAGTGTCTTGTTGGTAGATTACCAACCCACAAGCGAAATGATGGTAATTGATTTTTCAAAAAAAATAAAAAACCGATTGCCCAATCATATTACCCTGCACTCTTTAAAGCTGCAAGAAACAGATACCTCTTTTGCCGAATGGTACGCCACAGATAATAATTAG